From Pseudoxanthomonas sp. CF385, a single genomic window includes:
- the trxA gene encoding thioredoxin, with protein sequence MSELPHVFDATTETFEAEVLRKSLDVPVLVDFWATWCGPCKTLGPILEKLAGEYNGAFLLAKVDVDKEQQIAAAFQIRSVPTVFLVKGGQLVDGFPGALPEGQLREFLASHGVVPAEGALPEEEQAPLDPQAQVAALREAISAEPDKDELKLDLVLALLRTGEAPEAERLLDALPANLATDDRAVKARARLGFAAALKDAPAPEALRAALQANPDDLRARHLLGVHALVAGDSEQALEQFLDMLRRDRAYEDGLARKSLIDAFRVVEDDALVSQYRRKMSSLLF encoded by the coding sequence ATGAGCGAGCTGCCCCACGTTTTCGACGCCACCACCGAGACCTTCGAAGCGGAGGTCCTGCGCAAATCGCTGGACGTGCCGGTACTGGTGGACTTCTGGGCCACCTGGTGCGGCCCGTGCAAGACGCTGGGCCCGATCCTGGAAAAGCTCGCCGGCGAGTACAACGGCGCGTTCCTGCTGGCCAAGGTGGACGTGGACAAGGAGCAGCAGATCGCGGCGGCCTTCCAGATCCGTTCGGTGCCGACGGTCTTCCTGGTGAAGGGAGGACAGTTGGTCGACGGCTTCCCGGGCGCCCTGCCCGAGGGCCAGCTGCGCGAATTCCTCGCCTCGCACGGTGTCGTGCCCGCCGAAGGCGCGCTGCCCGAAGAGGAGCAGGCGCCGCTGGACCCGCAGGCCCAGGTCGCCGCCCTGCGCGAGGCGATCAGCGCCGAGCCCGACAAGGACGAGCTGAAGCTGGACCTGGTGCTGGCCCTGCTCCGCACCGGTGAAGCGCCCGAGGCCGAGCGCCTGCTGGACGCGCTGCCGGCCAACCTCGCCACCGACGACCGCGCGGTGAAGGCGCGCGCGCGGCTGGGCTTCGCCGCGGCGCTGAAGGACGCGCCCGCCCCCGAGGCCCTGCGCGCCGCCCTCCAGGCCAACCCGGACGACCTGCGCGCGCGCCATCTGCTGGGCGTACACGCCCTGGTGGCGGGCGATTCGGAACAGGCATTGGAGCAGTTCCTGGACATGCTCAGGCGCGATCGCGCCTACGAGGACGGGCTCGCGCGGAAGAGCCTGATCGACGCGTTCCGGGTCGTCGAGGATGACGCGCTTGTCAGCCAGTACCGCCGGAAGATGTCCTCCCTGCTGTTCTGA
- a CDS encoding DUF502 domain-containing protein, with protein sequence MPPDHPPHRASVQKLFITGLLTLLPIWLTWVVIKFVFVLLSDISKPWVEPISHRIAATFPQSLGWFNGLWVQNTIAMIATLFVILAVGALTRRVVGQQLLRWFEALIARVPLANVIYTSARKLLDMLETKPGSTQRVVLIDFPHRDMKSVGLVTRVIREEGSGRELAAVYVPTTPNPTSGYLEIVPVELLTPTDWTVDQAMSFIISGGAVAPETMPFTRAGER encoded by the coding sequence ATGCCCCCCGACCATCCGCCGCACCGTGCCTCGGTGCAGAAGCTCTTCATCACCGGCCTGCTGACCCTGTTGCCCATCTGGCTGACCTGGGTCGTCATCAAGTTCGTGTTCGTCCTGCTCTCGGACATCAGCAAGCCGTGGGTGGAGCCGATCTCGCACCGCATCGCGGCGACGTTCCCGCAGTCGCTGGGCTGGTTCAACGGCCTGTGGGTGCAGAACACCATCGCGATGATCGCCACGCTGTTCGTCATCCTCGCGGTCGGCGCACTGACCCGGCGCGTCGTCGGCCAGCAGTTGCTGCGCTGGTTCGAGGCGCTGATCGCACGCGTCCCCCTGGCCAACGTCATCTACACCAGCGCGCGCAAGCTGCTGGACATGCTGGAGACCAAGCCCGGCAGTACCCAGCGCGTGGTGCTGATCGATTTCCCGCACCGGGACATGAAATCGGTCGGGCTGGTGACCCGGGTGATCCGCGAGGAAGGCAGCGGTCGCGAACTGGCCGCGGTCTATGTGCCCACCACGCCCAATCCGACCTCCGGCTATCTGGAGATCGTGCCGGTCGAGCTGCTCACGCCGACCGACTGGACCGTCGATCAAGCGATGAGTTTCATCATTTCCGGCGGCGCCGTGGCCCCGGAAACCATGCCGTTCACCCGCGCAGGCGAGCGCTGA
- a CDS encoding DUF4442 domain-containing protein encodes MKPNTLRHIFNVWPPFLFSGIHVTEMAEDWSFARVELRMRPWNRNYVGTHFGGSLFSMTDPFWMILAKERLGRDYYVWDKAAEIEFVKPGKGTLHAEFRLDERVLQEIRSEAADGQKHLRWMPADVFNAQNEIVARVRKQIYVRLKPEARTPAR; translated from the coding sequence ATGAAGCCCAATACCCTGCGGCACATCTTCAATGTCTGGCCGCCTTTCCTGTTCAGCGGCATCCATGTCACCGAGATGGCCGAGGACTGGAGTTTCGCCCGCGTCGAACTGCGCATGCGCCCGTGGAACCGCAACTACGTCGGCACCCATTTCGGGGGCAGCCTGTTCTCGATGACCGATCCGTTCTGGATGATCCTGGCCAAGGAACGCTTGGGCCGCGACTACTACGTCTGGGACAAGGCTGCGGAAATCGAGTTCGTGAAGCCCGGCAAGGGCACGCTCCATGCCGAGTTCCGCCTGGACGAGCGCGTGCTGCAGGAGATCCGCAGCGAGGCCGCGGACGGCCAGAAGCACCTGCGCTGGATGCCGGCGGATGTCTTCAATGCGCAGAACGAGATCGTCGCCCGCGTCCGCAAGCAGATCTATGTGCGGTTGAAGCCCGAGGCGCGTACGCCCGCCCGCTGA
- a CDS encoding CHASE2 domain-containing protein, with protein MSTPAPAPKWKPRLLTAVGAAALAVLVTLSGLTAAPDAWVYDRLVRGAAPEADPRIVVVDIDQKSLAELGRWPWSRRVHAQLVDRLRLAEAKGIAFNILLSEPALFDPEGDALLARAISRSGRVVLPVLAEPVQRNGASVELMPIPEFAASAASLGHAEMVLDEDGVARSVYLRAGLGSPHWPALALALLQLDQPNGGAPDLPGRRLVATDVAAPAQDDWVRDHEVRIPFASPPNAFRHVSYSDVLNQRIPPSLLRGNWIVVGVNATGMGQYARAPGQPLNEGMSGADYQANLLNMLLKDAAITPMGEGWQALLSALLAALPLLLSALPGLRRVWLPTVMTMAGAVVLSVVLLRYGHAWFSPVPALLVLALGASLWIYRLLRRTHKQAQSDALTGLANRTRFDQALDQELRVARRSGQPLSLLVMDIDHFKRLNDSKGHTAGDAALKALGRVLRSRARRPRDLVARLGGDEFAVLLPETSAQAAATIATTIHVDLANLGRKPHGANAGASPPFTASIGIHTFQSGDDLGPEDVFDRADAALYRAKQTGRNRSFSHTGEHEPVGISATRV; from the coding sequence GTGAGCACCCCTGCGCCCGCACCCAAGTGGAAACCCCGACTGCTGACCGCGGTGGGAGCGGCTGCGCTTGCGGTGCTGGTGACGCTGTCGGGCCTCACCGCGGCGCCGGATGCCTGGGTCTACGACCGGCTGGTCCGCGGCGCTGCGCCCGAGGCGGACCCGCGCATCGTCGTGGTCGACATCGACCAGAAGAGCCTGGCCGAACTCGGCCGCTGGCCCTGGTCGCGGCGCGTGCACGCGCAACTGGTCGATCGCCTGCGCCTGGCGGAGGCCAAGGGCATCGCGTTCAACATCCTGCTGTCTGAGCCGGCGCTCTTCGATCCCGAGGGCGATGCGCTGCTGGCGCGCGCGATCAGCCGCAGCGGCCGCGTGGTACTGCCGGTGCTCGCCGAACCCGTCCAGCGCAACGGCGCCAGCGTGGAGCTGATGCCGATCCCGGAGTTCGCGGCCTCGGCGGCATCGCTGGGACACGCGGAGATGGTCCTCGATGAGGATGGCGTGGCGCGCAGTGTCTACCTGCGCGCGGGCCTCGGGTCGCCGCACTGGCCCGCGCTCGCGCTGGCCCTGCTGCAGCTCGACCAGCCCAATGGCGGTGCCCCTGACCTGCCAGGCCGGCGTCTCGTGGCCACCGACGTGGCCGCACCGGCGCAGGACGACTGGGTGCGGGACCATGAAGTGCGCATTCCGTTCGCGTCGCCGCCCAACGCGTTCCGGCACGTGTCCTACAGCGACGTGCTCAACCAGCGGATTCCGCCCTCGCTGCTGAGGGGCAACTGGATCGTGGTCGGCGTCAACGCGACGGGCATGGGCCAGTACGCCCGTGCGCCGGGCCAGCCACTCAACGAGGGCATGAGCGGGGCCGACTACCAGGCCAACCTGCTGAACATGCTGCTGAAGGATGCGGCCATCACGCCGATGGGCGAAGGCTGGCAGGCGCTGCTGTCGGCGCTGCTCGCGGCACTCCCGCTGTTGCTGTCCGCGCTACCCGGCCTGCGTCGCGTGTGGCTGCCGACGGTGATGACGATGGCGGGCGCCGTGGTGCTGTCGGTCGTGCTGCTGCGCTACGGCCATGCGTGGTTCTCACCGGTTCCCGCGCTGCTCGTGCTGGCGCTCGGTGCATCGTTGTGGATCTACCGGCTGCTGCGGCGCACCCACAAGCAGGCGCAGTCGGACGCACTCACCGGTCTGGCCAACCGCACGCGCTTCGACCAGGCCCTGGACCAGGAACTGCGCGTCGCGCGGCGCAGCGGACAACCGCTGTCGTTGCTGGTGATGGACATCGACCACTTCAAGCGGCTCAACGACAGCAAGGGCCATACCGCGGGTGATGCGGCGTTGAAAGCGCTGGGCCGCGTGCTGCGAAGCCGCGCACGGCGTCCGCGCGACCTCGTCGCACGGCTCGGCGGCGACGAGTTCGCCGTGCTGCTGCCGGAAACCTCGGCGCAGGCGGCGGCGACCATCGCCACCACGATCCATGTGGACCTCGCCAACCTCGGCCGCAAGCCGCACGGCGCGAACGCGGGTGCATCGCCGCCGTTCACCGCCAGCATCGGCATCCACACCTTCCAGTCCGGCGACGACCTGGGTCCGGAGGATGTCTTCGACCGTGCCGACGCCGCGCTGTACCGCGCCAAGCAGACCGGCCGCAACCGCAGTTTCAGCCACACCGGCGAACACGAACCCGTCGGCATCTCCGCCACGCGCGTGTGA
- a CDS encoding helix-turn-helix transcriptional regulator: MSGTPVANDIRRLRFEQGEMTQQALADACGVTRQTIIALEAGRYAPSLELAFRIARVFGVGVEEVFRWQPLA; this comes from the coding sequence ATGAGCGGCACGCCGGTCGCCAACGATATCCGTCGGCTGCGCTTCGAACAGGGCGAAATGACCCAGCAGGCGCTGGCCGATGCCTGCGGGGTGACGCGCCAGACGATCATCGCGCTGGAAGCGGGCCGCTATGCGCCGTCGCTCGAGCTGGCTTTCCGGATCGCTCGCGTGTTCGGCGTGGGCGTGGAGGAGGTCTTCCGCTGGCAACCTTTGGCATAG
- a CDS encoding serine hydrolase domain-containing protein, with amino-acid sequence MKTAWALGVMLMAMGDAGAATRDATIDAWMREYSGSVPGASVLVLENGQPVFERSYGMAELETGRAATPDTQYRLASVSKQFTAACVLLLAEDGVLVLDDPLRRWLPALPTSADAVTLRHLLSHTSGLVDYEDLVPEGQADQVHDADVLRLLEHEDRLHFTPGSDYRYSNSGYALLALVVERASGQRFAEFLRKRVFTPLGMTQTLARQDEGPVVASRAYGYSLVHGRWQRTDQSTTSAVLGDGGIYSSLTDLAKWDAAWYDDRLLSGPSRAQAVQPATTTPEPDVDHYGFGWRLHGGMQWHSGESIGFRNVILRFPERHLTVIVLTNRNDPEPYALARRIAALWDASP; translated from the coding sequence ATGAAGACGGCCTGGGCCCTGGGAGTGATGCTGATGGCGATGGGTGACGCAGGCGCCGCGACGCGCGACGCCACGATCGATGCATGGATGCGTGAGTACAGCGGCAGCGTACCGGGCGCGTCGGTGCTAGTGCTGGAGAACGGACAGCCCGTGTTCGAACGCAGCTACGGCATGGCCGAACTCGAAACCGGCCGCGCCGCCACCCCTGACACGCAGTACCGCCTGGCATCGGTCAGCAAACAATTCACCGCCGCGTGCGTGTTGCTGCTCGCCGAAGACGGTGTCCTTGTGCTCGACGATCCGCTGCGCCGCTGGCTCCCCGCATTGCCGACGTCCGCGGACGCCGTGACGCTGCGCCATCTGCTGAGCCACACGTCGGGCCTGGTCGACTACGAGGACCTCGTTCCCGAAGGCCAGGCCGACCAGGTGCACGACGCTGACGTGCTGCGCCTGCTCGAGCATGAAGACCGCCTCCACTTCACCCCCGGCAGCGACTACCGCTACAGCAACAGCGGCTATGCGCTGCTGGCCCTGGTGGTGGAACGCGCCTCCGGGCAGCGCTTCGCGGAGTTCCTGCGCAAGCGCGTTTTCACGCCGCTGGGCATGACGCAGACGCTGGCGCGACAGGACGAAGGTCCCGTCGTCGCATCGCGCGCCTACGGCTACAGCCTCGTGCACGGCCGATGGCAGAGGACGGACCAGAGTACGACCAGCGCCGTGCTCGGCGATGGCGGCATCTATTCCTCGCTGACCGATCTGGCGAAATGGGATGCCGCCTGGTACGACGATCGCCTGTTGTCGGGGCCGTCACGCGCGCAGGCGGTGCAGCCGGCGACCACGACACCGGAACCGGACGTGGACCACTACGGCTTCGGTTGGCGCCTGCACGGCGGCATGCAATGGCATTCGGGCGAGAGCATCGGATTCCGCAACGTGATCCTGCGTTTTCCCGAGCGCCATCTCACCGTCATCGTGCTGACGAATCGCAATGATCCGGAACCCTATGCGCTGGCGCGGCGTATCGCGGCGCTGTGGGATGCTTCGCCTTGA
- a CDS encoding MBL fold metallo-hydrolase, which yields MQVHFHGAAGEVTGSMHLVEAAGKRVLLDCGLIQGSREAEARNAEAFPFDPATLDALVLSHAHIDHIGRVPLLVKRGFRGPIFTQQASAELMPIMLMDTASLSESEAERANRRLRKGEAPVEPLFAVEDVQQTMLQVQPLPYDARTTIAPGVDIALRDAGHILGSAIVELWADGRKLVFSGDLGPKGTPILRDPAVVRQADLLLMESTYGDRNHRDRPETVRELGDIFEHAWRDRGNVIIPAFAVGRTQELLYWFARHWDAWKLARWRIFLDSPMAAKVVNVYARHHGLFDEDARRVWSQAPNPFRLPNLHVAETTQQSMAINQVENGAIIIAGSGMANGGRIQHHLRNNVGRRNAHVVFVGYQAEGTLGRRLVDGAAWVRIHGRDYRVNAQRHTVGGLSAHTDQNGLLEWYGHFQPSPPLVLVHGEDRAREALAGEIGERHGAPVDLARPGMVVEV from the coding sequence ATGCAGGTCCATTTCCACGGCGCGGCCGGCGAAGTCACCGGTTCGATGCATCTGGTCGAAGCGGCAGGCAAACGCGTGCTGCTGGATTGCGGGTTGATCCAGGGCAGCCGGGAGGCGGAGGCGCGCAACGCCGAGGCGTTTCCGTTCGATCCGGCGACCCTGGATGCGCTCGTTCTCAGCCATGCCCACATCGACCATATCGGACGCGTGCCGCTGCTGGTCAAGCGCGGGTTCCGCGGCCCGATCTTCACCCAGCAGGCCAGCGCCGAGCTGATGCCGATCATGCTGATGGATACGGCATCGCTCTCCGAATCCGAGGCCGAGCGCGCCAATCGCCGCCTGCGCAAGGGCGAAGCGCCGGTCGAACCCCTGTTCGCCGTCGAGGACGTGCAGCAGACGATGCTGCAGGTGCAGCCGCTGCCGTACGACGCGCGCACGACGATCGCGCCCGGCGTGGACATCGCCCTGCGCGATGCCGGCCACATCCTGGGTTCGGCGATCGTCGAGCTGTGGGCCGACGGCCGCAAGCTGGTGTTCTCCGGCGATCTCGGCCCGAAGGGCACGCCGATCCTGCGCGATCCTGCGGTGGTACGGCAGGCCGACCTGCTGTTGATGGAGTCCACCTACGGCGACCGCAACCACCGCGACCGCCCGGAAACCGTGCGCGAGTTGGGCGACATCTTCGAGCACGCGTGGCGCGATCGCGGCAACGTGATCATTCCTGCGTTCGCGGTGGGCCGCACGCAGGAACTGCTGTACTGGTTCGCACGGCATTGGGATGCTTGGAAGCTCGCGCGCTGGCGGATCTTCCTGGACAGCCCGATGGCGGCGAAAGTCGTGAACGTCTATGCGCGCCACCACGGCCTGTTCGATGAGGACGCGCGCCGGGTGTGGTCGCAAGCGCCCAATCCGTTCCGCCTGCCGAACCTGCATGTCGCCGAGACCACGCAACAGTCGATGGCGATCAATCAGGTCGAGAACGGCGCGATCATCATCGCCGGCTCCGGCATGGCCAACGGCGGACGCATCCAGCATCACCTGCGCAACAACGTGGGCCGCCGCAACGCCCACGTCGTGTTCGTCGGCTACCAGGCCGAAGGCACGCTGGGTCGGCGGCTGGTGGATGGCGCGGCGTGGGTGCGCATCCATGGGCGCGACTATCGCGTCAATGCGCAGCGACACACCGTGGGCGGGTTGTCCGCGCATACCGACCAGAACGGCCTGCTGGAATGGTACGGCCACTTCCAGCCTTCACCGCCGCTGGTGCTGGTGCATGGCGAAGACAGGGCGCGCGAGGCGCTCGCGGGCGAGATCGGCGAGCGGCATGGCGCCCCCGTGGACCTGGCGCGTCCCGGGATGGTGGTCGAGGTCTGA
- a CDS encoding queuosine precursor transporter, translating to MQAPRTLDDRAVRLFIVLAAVFCANAVLAEFIGVKIFALEDTLGIAPLEWNLFGQTGSLSFTAGTLLWPFVFILTDTINEFFGKRGVRFISWLAVALIVYGFLFAFAAIALAPAGWWIGAAQSQGVPDYQKAFAAIFGQGMWTIAGSVVAFLVGQLIDVSVFHRIREATGERWVWLRATGSTAISQLVDSFVVIYIAFVLGPQKWPTSLFLAVSTVNYAYKMLAAIALIPLLYLMRHGIRLYLGRDREQALRDEAAAD from the coding sequence ATGCAGGCGCCGCGCACGCTGGATGACCGCGCGGTCCGTCTCTTCATCGTGCTGGCGGCGGTGTTCTGCGCGAACGCCGTGCTGGCCGAGTTCATCGGCGTCAAGATCTTCGCGCTGGAGGACACGCTCGGCATCGCGCCGCTGGAATGGAACCTGTTCGGCCAGACCGGCTCGCTGAGCTTCACCGCGGGTACGCTGCTGTGGCCGTTCGTGTTCATCCTGACGGACACGATCAACGAGTTCTTCGGCAAGCGCGGCGTGCGCTTCATCTCGTGGCTGGCCGTGGCGCTGATCGTCTACGGCTTCCTCTTCGCTTTCGCCGCCATCGCGCTGGCGCCGGCAGGCTGGTGGATCGGCGCGGCGCAGTCGCAGGGCGTGCCGGATTACCAGAAGGCGTTCGCCGCGATCTTCGGCCAGGGCATGTGGACGATCGCGGGGTCGGTTGTGGCGTTCCTCGTCGGCCAGCTGATCGATGTCTCGGTGTTCCATCGCATCCGCGAGGCCACGGGCGAACGCTGGGTGTGGCTGCGCGCCACGGGTTCCACCGCGATCTCGCAACTGGTGGACAGCTTCGTGGTGATCTACATCGCCTTCGTGCTGGGCCCGCAGAAGTGGCCGACGTCTTTGTTTCTCGCCGTCAGCACGGTGAACTACGCCTACAAGATGCTGGCGGCGATCGCGCTTATCCCGCTCCTCTATCTGATGCGCCACGGCATCCGCCTCTACCTGGGACGCGACCGTGAACAGGCCTTGCGCGACGAAGCCGCGGCGGACTGA
- a CDS encoding DUF998 domain-containing protein, with the protein MPPFLSRLLPWTGAIAAGVFTCAVLGFGLALSGYSQVWHPVAVLGAKGVPHALGFNLLGFVLTGLLAAVVALDLRHRLPADAGWTARVGAQFLLLSALGFVGLGVLPLDPDDLHNDASSLHATAWLLWWVAFVPGAALFTLGMRGRSGWRPAVIASAVAAVIVLFSALVAVALMPAGIAQRLGYAAWLLWLCVAAWRR; encoded by the coding sequence ATGCCGCCTTTCCTGTCCCGCCTGCTGCCCTGGACCGGCGCAATCGCCGCCGGCGTCTTCACCTGCGCGGTGCTCGGTTTCGGCCTGGCGTTGTCCGGCTATTCGCAGGTCTGGCATCCGGTCGCGGTGCTGGGCGCGAAAGGCGTGCCGCACGCACTGGGCTTCAACCTGCTGGGCTTCGTCCTGACGGGGCTGCTGGCCGCGGTGGTCGCGCTGGACCTGCGGCATCGGCTGCCGGCCGATGCGGGCTGGACCGCCCGCGTGGGCGCGCAGTTCCTGCTGCTGTCCGCGCTGGGCTTCGTCGGCCTGGGCGTGCTGCCGCTGGATCCGGACGACCTGCACAACGACGCCAGCAGCCTGCACGCGACGGCGTGGCTGCTGTGGTGGGTGGCGTTCGTGCCGGGCGCGGCGCTGTTCACCCTCGGGATGCGCGGACGCAGCGGGTGGCGTCCGGCGGTGATCGCGAGCGCCGTGGCGGCCGTGATCGTGTTGTTCAGTGCGTTGGTCGCGGTCGCGCTGATGCCGGCGGGCATCGCGCAGCGGCTGGGCTATGCCGCGTGGCTGCTGTGGCTGTGCGTGGCGGCCTGGCGGAGGTAG
- a CDS encoding amidohydrolase family protein has protein sequence MNKTVLALAVAACGLFAGMTAMAAEPAAPATLALHCERVFDARSGKVLGEHTLLIRDGRIAEVIPGRAKLADAESIVLADHTCTPGWTDLHVHLDGESSPQSYSEGFRLDPVDFAYRSVGYAEKTLMAGFTSVRDLGGEVTLHLRDAVNQGAVKGPRIFAAGTSIATTGGHADPTNGFNTHLAHLMGPPGPTEGVINSIDDARQAVRQRYKDGSDVIKITATGGVLSYAKSGDAPQFTVEEVKAIVDTARDYGFRVAAHAHGKEGMKRAILGGVTSIEHGTYMDDEVMRLMKQHGTWYVPTISAGRFVAEKAKIDGYFPAVVRPKAERIGALIQETAGKAYRNGVKIAFGTDMGVGPHGDNAREFVYMVEAGMPAAYALQAATIRAAEVLGVDDQGVIEADKRADIVAVPGNPVEDINAVLKVDFVMKDGKVYRRP, from the coding sequence ATGAACAAGACCGTCCTTGCCCTCGCCGTGGCCGCCTGCGGCCTGTTCGCCGGCATGACCGCCATGGCCGCCGAACCGGCCGCGCCCGCCACGCTCGCGCTGCACTGCGAGCGGGTCTTCGACGCCCGCAGCGGCAAGGTCCTGGGCGAGCACACCCTCCTGATTCGCGACGGCCGGATCGCCGAGGTCATCCCCGGCCGCGCCAAACTGGCCGACGCCGAATCGATCGTCCTGGCCGACCACACCTGCACGCCGGGCTGGACCGACCTGCACGTGCACCTGGATGGCGAGTCCAGCCCGCAGAGCTATTCGGAAGGCTTCCGCCTGGATCCGGTCGATTTCGCCTACCGCTCGGTCGGTTACGCCGAGAAGACGCTGATGGCCGGCTTCACCAGCGTGCGCGACCTCGGCGGCGAGGTCACCCTGCACCTGCGCGACGCGGTGAACCAGGGCGCCGTGAAGGGCCCACGCATCTTCGCCGCCGGTACCTCCATCGCGACCACCGGCGGCCACGCCGACCCCACCAACGGCTTCAACACGCACCTGGCGCACCTGATGGGCCCGCCGGGCCCCACCGAAGGCGTCATCAACTCCATCGACGACGCCCGCCAGGCCGTGCGCCAGCGCTACAAGGACGGCAGCGACGTCATCAAGATCACCGCTACCGGCGGCGTGCTGAGCTACGCCAAGTCCGGCGACGCGCCGCAGTTCACCGTCGAGGAGGTGAAGGCCATCGTCGACACTGCGCGCGACTACGGCTTCCGCGTGGCAGCGCACGCGCACGGCAAGGAGGGCATGAAGCGCGCCATCCTCGGCGGCGTGACCAGCATCGAGCACGGCACCTACATGGACGACGAGGTGATGCGGCTGATGAAGCAGCATGGCACGTGGTACGTGCCGACGATTTCCGCCGGCCGCTTCGTCGCCGAGAAGGCGAAGATCGATGGCTACTTTCCGGCCGTAGTGCGACCGAAGGCCGAGCGCATCGGCGCGCTGATCCAGGAAACCGCCGGCAAGGCCTACCGCAACGGCGTGAAGATCGCCTTCGGCACCGACATGGGCGTGGGTCCGCACGGCGACAACGCGCGCGAGTTCGTCTACATGGTCGAAGCCGGCATGCCCGCGGCCTATGCGCTGCAGGCGGCGACGATCCGCGCGGCGGAAGTGCTGGGCGTGGACGACCAGGGCGTGATCGAGGCCGACAAGCGCGCCGACATCGTGGCCGTGCCGGGCAATCCGGTGGAAGACATCAACGCCGTGCTGAAGGTGGATTTCGTGATGAAGGACGGCAAGGTCTACCGCCGCCCGTGA
- a CDS encoding FecR domain-containing protein has protein sequence MHKRAIQRTEWRGWALLFLLVMACPAQAQEWTYRVRPGDTLWDVAGEYLAPSVPWQRLQEHNRVADPYQLAPGSTLRIPVQWLHRQPAHARVVAVRGDASAQPKSGNPSPVTAGMSLGSGAVVKTAPEASLSLQFADGSRLLLLGDSELRLERLTRFGRSGIADTRLKLQRGRIGNDVRHLRGPAANFIVDTPSASSAVRGTRFRVEADATGTQTEVLEGRVAVSTAARSALVQRGYGAAVSLDQTAVTPVALLAAPDLSGLVSAPQVTRAPLAWRAVAGARRYRVQISEHARFDSLQVDAEVEAPDYTLPPLEEGRYHVRVRAIDAQGLEGRDAVAQIQVDGLLPAPYSIAPAASSVVRTSDLTLAWTQAPGAAAYDYEVAGAAGWGQPVAQGRVKDASSVALAPVVPGDYAWRIRSVDRAGRTGPFGDPVAFVIRPLTEVTAIDGRAAEAGDTRQVTFRWPAGQPGQRYRFQMSRTADFREPTVDETVSEAEITLPRLRSGTWYLRAQTIDVDGFEGPFPRPQVVEVPCRLCKIGAGAGALLILLTL, from the coding sequence ATGCACAAGCGGGCAATCCAACGGACGGAATGGCGAGGGTGGGCGCTCCTGTTCCTGCTCGTGATGGCGTGCCCGGCGCAGGCGCAGGAATGGACCTATCGCGTGCGCCCGGGCGACACGCTGTGGGACGTCGCGGGCGAATACCTCGCGCCCTCCGTGCCATGGCAGCGCCTGCAGGAGCACAACCGCGTCGCCGACCCGTATCAGCTTGCGCCGGGCAGCACGCTGCGCATCCCCGTGCAGTGGCTGCATCGCCAGCCGGCGCATGCCAGGGTCGTCGCCGTACGTGGCGACGCCAGTGCGCAACCGAAGTCCGGAAACCCTTCGCCTGTCACGGCCGGCATGTCGCTCGGTAGCGGCGCCGTGGTGAAAACCGCGCCGGAGGCGTCCCTCAGCCTGCAGTTCGCCGACGGCTCGCGCCTGTTGCTGCTCGGCGACAGCGAACTGCGGCTCGAGCGACTGACACGCTTCGGCCGTTCGGGCATCGCGGATACGCGCCTGAAACTGCAACGCGGGCGTATCGGCAACGATGTGCGTCACCTGCGTGGTCCTGCTGCGAACTTCATCGTCGATACGCCGAGCGCGTCATCGGCCGTGCGCGGTACCCGCTTCCGCGTCGAAGCCGATGCGACGGGGACGCAGACGGAGGTACTGGAAGGCCGCGTCGCCGTCAGCACCGCCGCGCGCAGCGCGCTGGTGCAGCGTGGCTACGGTGCCGCCGTGTCGCTCGATCAGACTGCGGTGACACCGGTTGCCCTGTTGGCCGCGCCCGACCTGTCCGGGCTCGTGTCGGCACCGCAGGTGACGCGCGCGCCGCTGGCCTGGCGGGCCGTCGCGGGCGCGCGCCGGTACCGCGTCCAGATCAGCGAGCATGCGCGCTTCGACAGCCTGCAGGTGGACGCCGAAGTCGAGGCGCCCGACTACACGCTGCCGCCGCTAGAGGAAGGCCGCTACCACGTGCGCGTGCGCGCCATCGATGCGCAGGGGCTGGAGGGCCGCGATGCGGTCGCCCAGATTCAGGTGGATGGATTGCTGCCCGCGCCCTATTCCATCGCACCCGCCGCCTCGAGCGTCGTGCGCACGTCCGACCTGACCCTGGCCTGGACGCAGGCGCCGGGTGCCGCCGCCTACGACTATGAAGTCGCGGGCGCAGCCGGCTGGGGCCAGCCGGTGGCCCAGGGACGGGTGAAGGACGCCTCGTCCGTGGCCCTCGCTCCGGTCGTTCCCGGTGATTACGCGTGGCGTATCCGCAGCGTGGACCGCGCCGGCAGGACGGGCCCTTTCGGCGACCCGGTCGCCTTCGTCATCCGTCCGTTGACCGAAGTGACCGCCATCGACGGCCGCGCCGCCGAAGCCGGCGACACCCGCCAGGTGACCTTCCGGTGGCCCGCCGGCCAGCCGGGGCAGCGGTACCGCTTCCAGATGTCGCGCACCGCCGATTTCCGCGAACCGACCGTGGACGAGACCGTCAGCGAGGCCGAGATCACCCTGCCGCGCCTGCGCAGCGGCACCTGGTACCTGCGGGCCCAGACCATCGACGTGGATGGCTTCGAAGGCCCCTTCCCCCGTCCGCAGGTGGTCGAAGTGCCCTGCCGCCTCTGCAAGATTGGCGCTGGGGCGGGGGCGTTGCTCATACTGCTCACCCTGTGA